One window of the Dromaius novaehollandiae isolate bDroNov1 chromosome 25, bDroNov1.hap1, whole genome shotgun sequence genome contains the following:
- the DPP9 gene encoding dipeptidyl peptidase 9 isoform X1, with amino-acid sequence MQKIKRVRLENETAGSWRSFLTSSEGEERMTAVDTLSDSSEVVEMEDVPSQFQVQKHSWDGLRDIIHSSRKYSGMIVNKAPHDFQFVRKTEESSPHSHRLYYLGMPYGSRENSLLYSEIPKKVRKEALLLLSWKQMLDHFQATPHHGMYSREEELLRERKRLGVFGITSYDFHSESGLFLFQASNSLFHCRDGGKNGFMVSPMKPLEIKTQCTGPRMDPKICPADPAFFSFINNNDLWVANIETGEERRMTYCHKGLSNVLDDPRSAGVATFVIQEEFDRFTGYWWCPTASTEGSEDLKTLRILYEEVDESEVEIIHVPSPALEERKTDSYRYPRTGSKNPKITLKLAEFRTDSKGKIVCAQDKELVQPFAALFPTVEYIARAGWTRDGKYAWAMFLDRPQQRLQLILLPPALFIPVPESEEQRAEFAKTVPENVQPLVIYEETTDVWINVHDIFYPFIQPEGEEEELCFIRANECKTGFCHLYRVTAVLKQGSYDWVQPYVHSEDDFKCPIKEEVALTGGEWEVLARHGSKIWVNEATKLVYFQGTKDTPLEHHLYVVSYESPGEIVRLTTPGFSHSCSMSQNFDMFISHYSSVSTPPCVHVYKLSGSDDDPLHKQPKFWASMMEAASCPPDYIPPEIFHFRTQSDVELYGMVYKPHDVQPGKKHPTVLFVYGGPQVQLVNNSFKGIKYLRLNTLASLGYAVVVIDGRGSCQRGLKFEGALKNQMGQVEIEDQVEGLHYVAEKYGFIDLSRVAIHGWSYGGFLSLMGLICKPNVFKIAIAGAPVTVWMAYDTGYTERYMDIPENNQQGYEAGSVALHVEKLPNEPNRLLILHGFLDENVHFFHTNFLVSQLIRAGKPYQLQIYPNERHSIRCPESGEHYEITLLHFLQEYL; translated from the exons ATGCAGAAAATAAAGAGGGTTCGTCTGGAAAACGAGACTGCAGGAAGTTGGAGAAG TTTTTTGACCAGTTCTGAAGGGGAAGAGAGGATGACTGCAGTGGACACGCTATCAGACAGCTCTGAAGTGGTCGAGATGGAGGATGTGCCTTCCCAATTCCAGGTGCAAAAGCATTCTTGGGATGGGCTGCGTGACATTATTCACAGCAGCAGGAAGTATTCAGGCATGATAGTGAACAAAGCTCCCCATGATTTCCAGTTTGTCCGGAAAACAGAAGAGTCCAGCCCACACTCTCATCGTCTTTATTACCTGG GAATGCCATATGGTAGCCGGGAGAATTCCCTTCTTTACTCAGAGATTCCCAAAAAGGTACGGAAGGAGGCCCTTCTACTCTTGTCATGGAAACAGATGCTGGATCACTTTCAG GCAACCCCTCATCATGGGATGTATTCCAGAGAAGAGGAACTCTTGAGGGAGCGCAAGCGACTTGGCGTCTTTGGAATAACCTCTTATGATTTCCACAGTGAGAGTGGTCTGTTCCTCTTCCAGGCTAGCAACAGCCTCTTTCATTGCCGAGATGGGGGCAAGAACGGCTTCATG GTGTCTCCAATGAAGCCACTGGAGATCAAGACTCAGTGCACAGGGCCACGGATGGATCCCAAGATCTGCCCTGCTGACCCTGCCTTCTTTTCATTCATTAATAACAATGATCTGTGGGTAGCAAATATCGAGACGGGAGAGGAGAGGCGGATGACATACTGCCATAAAG GCTTATCCAACGTTCTAGATGACCCCAGGTCTGCTGGTGTAGCCACTTTTGTCATTCAGGAGGAGTTTGATCGGTTCACAGGCTATTGGTGGTGTCCCACAGCTTCTACAGAAG GTTCAGAGGACTTGAAGACATTGCGGATCTTGTATGAGGAAGTGGATGAGTCAGAGGTGGAGATAATTCATGTTCCTTCACCTGCtttggaggagagaaaaacagactcCTATCGGTACCCTAGGACAG gcagcaaaAACCCCAAGATTACATTAAAACTGGCAGAATTTAGAACGGACAGCAAGGGTAAG ATTGTGTGTGCTCAGGACAAGGAGCTGGTGCAACCATTTGCTGCATTGTTTCCGACTGTGGAGTACATTGCCCGTGCTGGATGGACCCGAGATGGCAAATA TGCCTGGGCTATGTTCCTAGACAGACCTCAGCAGCGGCTGCAGCTAATCCTTTTGCCTCCAGCACTCTTTATTCCAGTCCCAGAAAGTGAGGAGCAGCGTGCTGAATTTGCCAAAACCGTGCCAGAAAACGTCCAGCCACTTGTGATCTATGAAGAAACCACTGATGTGTGGATAAAT GTTCATGATATCTTCTATCCTTTCATCCAAccggagggagaggaggaagagctcTGCTTTATCCGAGCCAACGAATGCAAAACAGGTTTCTGTCACCTGTACAGAGTCACGGCAGTCCTAAAGCAAGGCAGCTATGACTGGGTGCAGCCATATGTCCATAGTGAGG ATGATTTCAAGTGTCCCATCAAAGAGGAGGTTGCTCTGACTGGGGGGGAATGGGAGGTGTTGGCAAGACATGGATCGAAG ATCTGGGTCAATGAGGCTACCAAGCTGGTGTATTTCCAAGGCACAAAGGACACCCCACTGGAGCACCATCTCTATGTAGTCAGCTACGAGTCTCCTGGAGAAATTGTGCGGCTGACCACTCCGGGCTTCTCCCACAGCTGTTCTATGAGCCAG AACTTTGACATGTTCATCAGTCACTACAGCAGCGTGAGCACTCCGCCTTGTGTGCACGTCTATAAGCTCAGTGGCTCTGATGATGACCCCCTCCACAAGCAGCCCAAGTTTTGGGCTAGCATGATGGAGGCAGCCA GTTGCCCCCCAGATTACATCCCGCCTGAGATCTTTCACTTCCGCACTCAATCAGATGTTGAACTCTATGGAATGGTCTACAAACCTCATGATGTCCAACCTGGGAAGAAGCATCCCACAGTGCTGTTTGTATATGGAGGCCCTCAG GTGCAGCTAGTGAATAACTCCTTCAAAGGTATCAAGTACTTACGGCTAAACACATTAGCATCCTTAGGCTATGCTGTGGTAGTGATTGATGGAAGGGGTTCGTGCCAGCGAGGACTCAAATTTGAAGGGGCCCTGAAAAACCAGATG GGTCAGGTGGAGATAGAGGACCAGGTGGAAGGTTTACATTATGTAGCAGAGAAATACGGGTTCATCGACTTGAGTCGGGTAGCCATACATGGCTGGTCGTACGGGGGTTTTCTCTCCCTCATGGGTCTTATCTGTAAACCCAATGTCTTCAAG ATTGCTATAGCAGGTGCCCCTGTCACAGTTTGGATGGCATATGACACCGGGTATACTGAGCGGTACATGGATATCCCAGAAAACAACCAGCAAGGTTACGAGGCTGGCTCTGTGGCGTTACACGTAGAAAAGCTTCCCAATGA GCCAAATCGCTTGCTGATCCTCCATGGCTTTCTGGATGAAAATGTGCACTTTTTTCACACCAACTTCCTGGTATCACAGCTAATCCGGGCTGGAAAACCTTACCAGTTGCAG ATCTACCCCAACGAGAGACACAGTATTCGGTGCCCCGAGTCAGGAGAGCACTATGAAATCACGCTGCTGCACTTTCTACAAGAATACCTCTGA
- the DPP9 gene encoding dipeptidyl peptidase 9 isoform X2 — protein MQKIKRVRLENETAGSWRSFLTSSEGEERMTAVDTLSDSSEVVEMEDVPSQFQFVRKTEESSPHSHRLYYLGMPYGSRENSLLYSEIPKKVRKEALLLLSWKQMLDHFQATPHHGMYSREEELLRERKRLGVFGITSYDFHSESGLFLFQASNSLFHCRDGGKNGFMVSPMKPLEIKTQCTGPRMDPKICPADPAFFSFINNNDLWVANIETGEERRMTYCHKGLSNVLDDPRSAGVATFVIQEEFDRFTGYWWCPTASTEGSEDLKTLRILYEEVDESEVEIIHVPSPALEERKTDSYRYPRTGSKNPKITLKLAEFRTDSKGKIVCAQDKELVQPFAALFPTVEYIARAGWTRDGKYAWAMFLDRPQQRLQLILLPPALFIPVPESEEQRAEFAKTVPENVQPLVIYEETTDVWINVHDIFYPFIQPEGEEEELCFIRANECKTGFCHLYRVTAVLKQGSYDWVQPYVHSEDDFKCPIKEEVALTGGEWEVLARHGSKIWVNEATKLVYFQGTKDTPLEHHLYVVSYESPGEIVRLTTPGFSHSCSMSQNFDMFISHYSSVSTPPCVHVYKLSGSDDDPLHKQPKFWASMMEAASCPPDYIPPEIFHFRTQSDVELYGMVYKPHDVQPGKKHPTVLFVYGGPQVQLVNNSFKGIKYLRLNTLASLGYAVVVIDGRGSCQRGLKFEGALKNQMGQVEIEDQVEGLHYVAEKYGFIDLSRVAIHGWSYGGFLSLMGLICKPNVFKIAIAGAPVTVWMAYDTGYTERYMDIPENNQQGYEAGSVALHVEKLPNEPNRLLILHGFLDENVHFFHTNFLVSQLIRAGKPYQLQIYPNERHSIRCPESGEHYEITLLHFLQEYL, from the exons ATGCAGAAAATAAAGAGGGTTCGTCTGGAAAACGAGACTGCAGGAAGTTGGAGAAG TTTTTTGACCAGTTCTGAAGGGGAAGAGAGGATGACTGCAGTGGACACGCTATCAGACAGCTCTGAAGTGGTCGAGATGGAGGATGTGCCTTCCCAATTCCAG TTTGTCCGGAAAACAGAAGAGTCCAGCCCACACTCTCATCGTCTTTATTACCTGG GAATGCCATATGGTAGCCGGGAGAATTCCCTTCTTTACTCAGAGATTCCCAAAAAGGTACGGAAGGAGGCCCTTCTACTCTTGTCATGGAAACAGATGCTGGATCACTTTCAG GCAACCCCTCATCATGGGATGTATTCCAGAGAAGAGGAACTCTTGAGGGAGCGCAAGCGACTTGGCGTCTTTGGAATAACCTCTTATGATTTCCACAGTGAGAGTGGTCTGTTCCTCTTCCAGGCTAGCAACAGCCTCTTTCATTGCCGAGATGGGGGCAAGAACGGCTTCATG GTGTCTCCAATGAAGCCACTGGAGATCAAGACTCAGTGCACAGGGCCACGGATGGATCCCAAGATCTGCCCTGCTGACCCTGCCTTCTTTTCATTCATTAATAACAATGATCTGTGGGTAGCAAATATCGAGACGGGAGAGGAGAGGCGGATGACATACTGCCATAAAG GCTTATCCAACGTTCTAGATGACCCCAGGTCTGCTGGTGTAGCCACTTTTGTCATTCAGGAGGAGTTTGATCGGTTCACAGGCTATTGGTGGTGTCCCACAGCTTCTACAGAAG GTTCAGAGGACTTGAAGACATTGCGGATCTTGTATGAGGAAGTGGATGAGTCAGAGGTGGAGATAATTCATGTTCCTTCACCTGCtttggaggagagaaaaacagactcCTATCGGTACCCTAGGACAG gcagcaaaAACCCCAAGATTACATTAAAACTGGCAGAATTTAGAACGGACAGCAAGGGTAAG ATTGTGTGTGCTCAGGACAAGGAGCTGGTGCAACCATTTGCTGCATTGTTTCCGACTGTGGAGTACATTGCCCGTGCTGGATGGACCCGAGATGGCAAATA TGCCTGGGCTATGTTCCTAGACAGACCTCAGCAGCGGCTGCAGCTAATCCTTTTGCCTCCAGCACTCTTTATTCCAGTCCCAGAAAGTGAGGAGCAGCGTGCTGAATTTGCCAAAACCGTGCCAGAAAACGTCCAGCCACTTGTGATCTATGAAGAAACCACTGATGTGTGGATAAAT GTTCATGATATCTTCTATCCTTTCATCCAAccggagggagaggaggaagagctcTGCTTTATCCGAGCCAACGAATGCAAAACAGGTTTCTGTCACCTGTACAGAGTCACGGCAGTCCTAAAGCAAGGCAGCTATGACTGGGTGCAGCCATATGTCCATAGTGAGG ATGATTTCAAGTGTCCCATCAAAGAGGAGGTTGCTCTGACTGGGGGGGAATGGGAGGTGTTGGCAAGACATGGATCGAAG ATCTGGGTCAATGAGGCTACCAAGCTGGTGTATTTCCAAGGCACAAAGGACACCCCACTGGAGCACCATCTCTATGTAGTCAGCTACGAGTCTCCTGGAGAAATTGTGCGGCTGACCACTCCGGGCTTCTCCCACAGCTGTTCTATGAGCCAG AACTTTGACATGTTCATCAGTCACTACAGCAGCGTGAGCACTCCGCCTTGTGTGCACGTCTATAAGCTCAGTGGCTCTGATGATGACCCCCTCCACAAGCAGCCCAAGTTTTGGGCTAGCATGATGGAGGCAGCCA GTTGCCCCCCAGATTACATCCCGCCTGAGATCTTTCACTTCCGCACTCAATCAGATGTTGAACTCTATGGAATGGTCTACAAACCTCATGATGTCCAACCTGGGAAGAAGCATCCCACAGTGCTGTTTGTATATGGAGGCCCTCAG GTGCAGCTAGTGAATAACTCCTTCAAAGGTATCAAGTACTTACGGCTAAACACATTAGCATCCTTAGGCTATGCTGTGGTAGTGATTGATGGAAGGGGTTCGTGCCAGCGAGGACTCAAATTTGAAGGGGCCCTGAAAAACCAGATG GGTCAGGTGGAGATAGAGGACCAGGTGGAAGGTTTACATTATGTAGCAGAGAAATACGGGTTCATCGACTTGAGTCGGGTAGCCATACATGGCTGGTCGTACGGGGGTTTTCTCTCCCTCATGGGTCTTATCTGTAAACCCAATGTCTTCAAG ATTGCTATAGCAGGTGCCCCTGTCACAGTTTGGATGGCATATGACACCGGGTATACTGAGCGGTACATGGATATCCCAGAAAACAACCAGCAAGGTTACGAGGCTGGCTCTGTGGCGTTACACGTAGAAAAGCTTCCCAATGA GCCAAATCGCTTGCTGATCCTCCATGGCTTTCTGGATGAAAATGTGCACTTTTTTCACACCAACTTCCTGGTATCACAGCTAATCCGGGCTGGAAAACCTTACCAGTTGCAG ATCTACCCCAACGAGAGACACAGTATTCGGTGCCCCGAGTCAGGAGAGCACTATGAAATCACGCTGCTGCACTTTCTACAAGAATACCTCTGA